Proteins found in one Dermacentor silvarum isolate Dsil-2018 chromosome 8, BIME_Dsil_1.4, whole genome shotgun sequence genomic segment:
- the LOC119461510 gene encoding sulfotransferase ssu-1 yields MGSKNRQPLYQDVNGIRLPLGFDPTKLLSCLEYKASAGDIFIDTFPKCGTNWTKRIVQLLVGENTTKESDYGLSTSFFEMVGKDTIAALPEPRIITTHLAYELLPKHAQARYIYVVRNPKDCCVSYFHHTKKTKIYNFEDGTFDEYLQLFIKGATSFGDYFSHIVSWYPHVNEANVLFLTYESMKKDPAAAVLKIAKFISVKDPELLCVDSKKFQEVVKNSSVDCMKEYLNTNYKKALGNQDPENWTAKKDYPLSRPPPPPEVMVRKGIIGDWKNYFDKEQSQAIETAFVQKCGHVVDHATLWDPKDWIQGA; encoded by the coding sequence ATGGGAAGCAAGAACCGTCAACCACTGTACCAAGATGTAAATGGCATCCGTCTTCCGCTTGGCTTTGACCCCACCAAGCTGCTCTCCTGCTTGGAATACAAGGCTTCTGCTGGCGACATCTTCATCGACACATTCCCAAAATGTGGCACAAACTGGACAAAACGCATCGTTCAACTTCTTGTGGGTGAGAACACCACTAAGGAAAGTGACTATGGCTTGTCCACTTCCTTCTTTGAGATGGTTGGCAAGGACACCATAGCTGCTTTACCAGAGCCCAGGATCATTACTACTCACCTTGCTTACGAGCTACTCCCAAAGCATGCCCAAGCAAGATACATATATGTTGTGAGAAACCCCAAAGACTGTTGTGTGTCCTACTTCCACCACACAAAGAAGACAAAGATTTATAACTTTGAGGATGGGACATTTGATGAGTATTTGCAGCTCTTCATAAAGGGAGCAACAAGTTTCGGGGACTACTTCAGTCATATTGTCTCCTGGTATCCGCATGTTAATGAAGCAAATGTGCTTTTCCTAACCTACGAGAGCATGAAGAAGGATCCTGCAGCTGCTGTACTCAAGATCGCCAAGTTTATCAGTGTTAAAGACCCTGAACTACTTTGTGTTGACTCAAAAAAATTCCAGGAAGTAGTAAAGAACAGCAGCGTTGACTGCATGAAGGAGTACCTGAACACCAATTACAAGAAGGCTCTTGGGAACCAGGATCCTGAAAATTGGACAGCTAAAAAGGATTATCCGTTAAGCAGACCACCGCCACCACCTGAAGTTATGGTGCGTAAAGGCATCATAGGAGACTGGAAGAACTACTTTGACAAGGAGCAGTCACAAGCCATTGAAACAGCTTTTGTGCAGAAGTGTGGTCATGTTGTGGACCATGCAACACTGTGGGATCCAAAGGATTGGATACAAGGAGCTTGA